One Acidobacteriota bacterium genomic region harbors:
- a CDS encoding DNA-3-methyladenine glycosylase, whose product MINQNFFSRDTLTVAENLIGTTLVVGECEGRIVETEAYKTDAASHAAKKTNRSALMYETFGHIYVYLNYGMYFCLNFTCEQTGVGAVLIRAIEPIKGIELMKKRREIDDLNKLTNGPGKLSMALGIDLRFNGQLIGQSIKLRERADSPQIAISPRIGITKATELDWRFFEKGNRFVSHFKATKSTLP is encoded by the coding sequence TTGATAAACCAGAACTTTTTTTCACGAGATACCTTAACCGTTGCAGAAAATTTGATTGGCACGACCTTGGTGGTCGGTGAATGCGAAGGGCGAATTGTCGAAACCGAAGCCTACAAAACCGACGCTGCCTCGCACGCTGCGAAAAAAACCAATCGTAGCGCGTTGATGTACGAGACCTTTGGGCACATTTATGTTTATCTGAATTATGGGATGTATTTCTGCCTGAATTTCACCTGTGAACAAACCGGAGTCGGGGCTGTGCTAATCCGTGCCATCGAACCAATCAAAGGAATCGAGTTGATGAAAAAACGACGTGAGATTGATGACCTAAACAAGCTCACCAATGGCCCCGGAAAATTGAGTATGGCTCTTGGTATTGATTTACGCTTCAACGGACAATTGATCGGGCAATCCATTAAATTGCGCGAACGTGCTGACTCCCCTCAAATTGCCATCAGCCCACGCATTGGCATAACCAAAGCGACGGAACTGGACTGGCGTTTTTTTGAAAAAGGCAATCGGTTTGTCAGCCATTTCAAGGCAACGAAATCCACACTTCCTTGA
- a CDS encoding RidA family protein, with product MKEPVQTDNAPKAIGPYSQAIKANGMVFASGQVPLDPATGQLIIGTIAEQTERIFHNLSAVLEAAGTSLDKVVKTTVFLADMNDFGEMNEAYAQFFNDVPPARSTVEVSRLPKDARVEIDVIALL from the coding sequence ATGAAAGAACCTGTGCAAACGGATAATGCCCCGAAAGCGATTGGTCCCTACTCCCAAGCCATTAAAGCCAATGGCATGGTTTTCGCCTCAGGACAAGTTCCTCTGGACCCGGCAACCGGTCAATTGATCATCGGCACCATTGCGGAACAAACCGAGCGGATTTTTCATAACCTGAGTGCGGTGCTGGAAGCGGCAGGGACATCACTGGACAAGGTGGTTAAAACCACGGTTTTTCTTGCCGATATGAATGATTTTGGTGAAATGAATGAAGCCTATGCGCAGTTTTTCAACGACGTGCCACCGGCTAGGTCAACCGTAGAGGTTTCACGATTACCTAAAGATGCGCGAGTCGAAATTGATGTGATTGCGCTTTTATAG
- the rpmB gene encoding 50S ribosomal protein L28: MSKRCDVCGKGPQFGNRVSHANNRTRRRFEPNLQAVRANVAGSVQRLKVCTRCLKAGKVVKAA, encoded by the coding sequence ATGTCTAAACGTTGTGATGTCTGCGGCAAAGGCCCGCAATTTGGAAATCGCGTCTCCCACGCGAACAATCGCACCCGTCGTCGCTTTGAACCGAACCTTCAAGCCGTTCGTGCCAATGTTGCAGGCAGTGTGCAACGCCTGAAAGTTTGTACACGTTGTTTAAAGGCCGGTAAAGTTGTCAAAGCTGCCTGA
- a CDS encoding ABC-F family ATP-binding cassette domain-containing protein, translated as MLFRLDEVVKFYGAHSVLRGVTFQINPAERVGLVGRNGAGKTTIFRLITHIEEPDEGEVSLLKGLRVGLLEQRPTFDSDTSVRDQALSVFNQFQSMESEMTRLEHLMGEKEGDELHEIMQTYSDLRHAYEMEGGFSYHARAESVLVGLGFRQEDFSQPARVLSGGQKSRLALAKLLLTEPDILLLDEPTNHLDVNAVEWLEDFLSEYKKAFVIISHDRFLLDKLATKIIEIDGGRANIYTGNYSAYVRQREEQRLVQMREYEKQQELIEQTEEFIRRNLAGQKTKQAKSRRNMLERMERVESVSEQQSTNFKMQTVARTGDNVLAVSDLAVGYGTHKLASNINFLLHRGERLGVIGANGTGKTTFLKTIIGDLEPLEGGTTWGANVNLEFFDQELSGLNDTAIVIDEMATIAPRASVGDLRGYLARFLFTGDDIYKPVSALSGGERSRLALAKLIYSRANVLVLDEPTNHLDIPSREALENSLAEYQGTIITVSHDRYFLDKIATEILFFEKTGVTHFNGSYSEFYEYRHRQLKIAQDETRKTQKIKSNASPSTIKQKTKKTSRPVEQIESDIHEVEKKLAGLADQLANPASGWGVQEYAQINEQQENLSSRLEDLYREWETAALDSTP; from the coding sequence ATGCTTTTCCGTTTAGACGAAGTTGTAAAATTTTATGGCGCGCATTCCGTATTGCGCGGCGTTACCTTTCAAATAAATCCCGCAGAACGTGTTGGGCTGGTTGGTCGAAATGGCGCAGGCAAAACCACCATATTCCGTTTAATCACTCACATTGAAGAACCTGACGAAGGCGAGGTATCCCTTCTAAAAGGTCTGCGTGTCGGATTGCTGGAGCAACGTCCGACATTTGATAGTGATACCTCTGTCCGTGACCAGGCGCTTTCGGTCTTCAACCAATTTCAGTCAATGGAATCGGAGATGACCCGCCTTGAACACTTAATGGGCGAAAAAGAGGGCGATGAACTCCACGAAATTATGCAGACCTATAGCGACCTCCGCCACGCTTACGAAATGGAAGGCGGCTTCTCGTATCACGCGCGGGCTGAATCGGTTCTGGTCGGGTTGGGGTTCAGGCAGGAGGATTTTTCTCAACCTGCCCGCGTATTAAGCGGAGGGCAAAAATCCCGTCTGGCGTTAGCTAAGTTATTATTAACGGAACCCGACATACTATTGCTGGATGAGCCGACCAATCACCTTGACGTAAACGCCGTTGAGTGGCTGGAAGATTTTCTCAGCGAATACAAAAAGGCTTTCGTCATCATCTCGCACGACCGGTTTTTACTGGATAAACTCGCTACGAAAATCATTGAAATCGATGGCGGACGCGCAAACATTTATACGGGTAATTATTCCGCCTACGTTCGCCAACGCGAAGAACAACGCCTTGTGCAAATGCGCGAATATGAAAAACAGCAGGAGTTGATTGAACAAACCGAAGAATTCATTCGTCGCAATCTCGCAGGGCAAAAAACCAAACAGGCGAAATCCCGGCGTAATATGCTTGAACGAATGGAGCGCGTCGAATCGGTCAGTGAACAACAATCCACCAATTTTAAAATGCAAACCGTCGCCCGGACTGGTGATAACGTTCTCGCAGTCTCCGATCTCGCCGTGGGATATGGAACTCATAAACTCGCCTCAAATATCAATTTTCTTTTGCATCGAGGCGAACGCCTCGGCGTCATCGGCGCAAATGGAACCGGAAAGACCACTTTTTTAAAAACTATCATAGGGGATTTAGAGCCGCTTGAAGGCGGAACCACCTGGGGCGCAAATGTCAATCTCGAATTTTTCGACCAGGAATTATCCGGTCTCAATGACACGGCTATCGTCATTGATGAGATGGCGACTATCGCGCCACGCGCATCCGTTGGTGATTTGCGCGGTTATCTGGCGAGATTTTTATTTACCGGCGATGACATTTATAAACCGGTCAGCGCACTTTCGGGCGGCGAGCGCAGTCGACTGGCGCTGGCGAAATTGATTTACAGCAGAGCCAATGTTTTGGTTTTGGACGAACCAACCAATCATCTGGATATTCCCTCACGCGAGGCGCTGGAAAATTCGCTGGCAGAATATCAGGGGACGATTATCACGGTCTCGCACGACCGCTATTTTCTCGATAAAATCGCCACCGAAATTCTATTTTTTGAAAAAACCGGGGTGACTCATTTTAATGGGAGCTATTCGGAATTTTATGAGTATCGTCATCGCCAACTAAAAATTGCTCAGGATGAGACGCGAAAAACTCAGAAGATTAAATCCAATGCATCTCCCTCAACGATTAAGCAAAAAACCAAAAAAACCAGCCGCCCAGTAGAACAGATTGAATCGGATATCCATGAGGTTGAAAAAAAATTAGCGGGATTAGCTGACCAATTGGCTAACCCCGCATCGGGATGGGGAGTGCAGGAATACGCTCAGATAAATGAGCAACAAGAAAATCTCTCTTCCCGCCTGGAAGACCTTTACCGGGAATGGGAAACTGCCGCGCTTGATTCAACTCCATAA
- the hemE gene encoding uroporphyrinogen decarboxylase, with translation MKNDLLIRAAKGEPVERTPVWMMRQAGRYLPEYRAVRKDIDFLTLCKTVELAVEVSLQPLHIVGVDAVILFSDILIPVEAMGQEVRLTEKKGPELPDPIRTREQIDKLIVPDPVEKTGFVMEIVRTLRKEIDGAVPLIGFAGAPWTLAAYMIEGGGSKNYGYVKQMMFKEPKTFHALLDKISDTIILYLNAQIEAGVQVVQLFDSWAGELAAPDYREFALPYQQKIFAALNRESAPAIMYINNSDHFLEDMATCGADVLSLDWRTDLTEARSRVGDKFTLQGNLDPCVLLSTPEIIQEKTQAILKAGGGHKHILNLGHGILPMTPVENARAFIETAKAFVPNR, from the coding sequence ATGAAAAATGATTTATTGATTCGCGCCGCCAAAGGTGAACCGGTTGAACGCACGCCGGTTTGGATGATGCGTCAAGCCGGGCGGTATTTGCCGGAATATCGCGCCGTTCGCAAAGATATTGATTTTCTAACCCTCTGCAAAACCGTTGAGCTTGCTGTCGAAGTATCGCTGCAACCGCTGCACATCGTCGGCGTTGATGCGGTGATATTGTTCAGCGATATTCTGATTCCGGTCGAAGCGATGGGGCAGGAAGTCCGTTTGACCGAGAAAAAAGGGCCGGAACTTCCAGACCCGATTCGCACCCGTGAGCAAATTGATAAGCTCATCGTTCCAGACCCCGTGGAAAAAACTGGTTTCGTTATGGAAATTGTGCGAACGTTAAGGAAAGAGATTGATGGCGCGGTTCCGCTCATCGGGTTTGCCGGTGCGCCCTGGACGCTTGCCGCCTATATGATTGAAGGCGGCGGTTCAAAAAATTATGGCTATGTGAAACAGATGATGTTTAAAGAGCCGAAAACCTTTCACGCGCTGCTGGATAAAATTTCCGACACCATCATTTTATATTTAAATGCTCAAATCGAAGCCGGGGTGCAGGTTGTTCAACTCTTCGACTCCTGGGCAGGTGAATTAGCTGCGCCGGATTACCGGGAATTCGCCCTTCCCTATCAACAAAAAATTTTTGCGGCGCTCAATCGTGAATCCGCTCCAGCGATTATGTACATCAACAACAGCGACCATTTTCTTGAAGATATGGCAACCTGTGGCGCGGATGTTTTGAGTCTGGATTGGCGCACCGACTTGACCGAGGCGCGCAGTCGTGTGGGCGATAAATTCACCCTGCAAGGAAACCTCGACCCCTGTGTGTTGCTCTCAACCCCGGAAATCATTCAGGAAAAAACTCAGGCTATCTTAAAAGCGGGCGGCGGGCACAAACACATCTTAAATCTTGGTCATGGCATATTGCCGATGACGCCAGTTGAAAACGCCCGCGCGTTTATCGAAACCGCAAAAGCCTTTGTGCCGAATCGTTAA
- a CDS encoding SurA N-terminal domain-containing protein, which yields MFDSNRKLFSILILLTGLFIAACNDNGGGAGGDVVAKVGSKEIKLNEVDRLIKQQLDQSPGATFNSAQLANARMAILDRMIEEEALFQKAQKDNLVPDANKVNQELQNRKQSAKITDDQYKEQLKQLGITEDEAKEQIKRSLAIEALRDKEKTRVAQPTDDEVKKYFEENKDQFRAVRGVDFSIIATSPANNGGDAGAETKIKAIYEQLKSGTDFATLASQRSEDQNTAIRGGAVGFMSEAELKQAFPGRQDVIDKLMKELTPGQYTQPLRDNVAGVWAIFKLNARREKEEALTLEMEEVRKSIVDTLTQQRQQVLFNALIATAIAEASVKNYFAEQLVQDPKRISDMKPSALLQQTGQQPQQQPQPRVENQNAQPANSNATPAGNSNAAPATSKPASANSNK from the coding sequence GTGTTTGACTCTAATCGAAAATTATTCTCTATTTTAATTCTCCTCACCGGTCTCTTTATTGCAGCATGTAATGATAATGGCGGCGGCGCTGGCGGTGATGTGGTTGCCAAAGTCGGTTCTAAAGAGATCAAGTTGAATGAGGTTGACCGGCTTATCAAACAACAACTTGATCAAAGCCCCGGTGCGACTTTTAACTCGGCTCAACTTGCCAACGCGCGAATGGCAATCCTCGACCGAATGATCGAAGAAGAAGCGCTTTTCCAGAAAGCTCAAAAAGACAATCTGGTTCCCGATGCCAATAAAGTAAACCAGGAGCTTCAGAACCGTAAACAGTCAGCTAAAATCACCGATGATCAGTATAAAGAGCAATTGAAACAACTCGGCATAACCGAAGACGAAGCCAAAGAACAGATAAAGCGTTCTCTGGCGATTGAAGCTTTACGCGACAAAGAAAAAACCCGCGTCGCGCAACCGACCGATGATGAAGTAAAAAAATATTTTGAAGAAAATAAGGACCAATTCCGCGCGGTTCGCGGGGTGGACTTCTCAATCATCGCAACTTCACCGGCAAACAACGGCGGCGATGCCGGCGCTGAAACCAAAATTAAAGCCATATATGAACAACTGAAAAGCGGCACCGATTTTGCCACACTGGCTTCCCAACGCTCCGAAGATCAAAACACTGCCATTCGCGGTGGCGCGGTCGGATTCATGTCCGAAGCAGAACTCAAACAGGCATTTCCCGGTCGTCAGGATGTCATTGACAAATTGATGAAGGAACTCACCCCCGGTCAATATACCCAGCCGCTACGCGATAATGTTGCAGGGGTTTGGGCGATTTTTAAACTCAATGCGCGGCGCGAAAAGGAAGAAGCGCTTACCTTGGAAATGGAAGAAGTTCGGAAAAGTATCGTTGACACTTTGACGCAGCAACGCCAGCAGGTTTTGTTCAATGCCTTGATTGCGACGGCGATTGCCGAAGCCAGCGTTAAAAATTATTTTGCTGAACAGTTGGTGCAAGACCCGAAACGCATTTCGGATATGAAGCCTTCTGCGTTGTTGCAACAAACCGGTCAACAACCCCAACAACAACCGCAGCCCAGAGTTGAAAATCAGAATGCCCAACCTGCAAACAGCAACGCAACACCGGCAGGCAACTCGAACGCGGCTCCGGCAACGAGCAAGCCCGCTTCAGCAAATTCCAATAAATAG